The proteins below are encoded in one region of Phaseolus vulgaris cultivar G19833 chromosome 1, P. vulgaris v2.0, whole genome shotgun sequence:
- the LOC137814996 gene encoding L-type lectin-domain containing receptor kinase S.4-like, which yields MAKTRTLVLVCVLTLLLVTDIAKSQEFFFNGFGGASATNMALNGGAVIEHKGLLRLTNNTQRVIGHAFYPTPIQFKHTNKSSSTDTKLFSFSTAFAFAIIPQYPKLGGHGFAFTISRSASLANAYPSQYLGLLNPKELGNFSNHLFAVEFDTVQDFEFEDINDNHVGVNLNNMVSNKSVEAAFFPEDSANKQNLSLKSGKVIQAWVDYDSSNNQLEVRLSPTSSKPTYPILKYKVDLSPILQDSMYVGFSASTGLLASTHYIFGWSFKINGEAKTLSLHNLPSLSVPNKTQNHLILGLSLSFILTLAAISLACYLFRRMKNTEVIEAWERDVVGPHRFPYKELHKATKCFKDKNLLGFGGSGRVYKGVLPKTHMEIAVKRISHESKQRVQEFVSEVSTIGRLRHRNLVQLLGWCRKQNDLLLVYDFMKNGSLDRYLFDQPKKILTWEERFKIIKGVGLGLVYLHEEWEQTVIHRDVKAGNVLLDNEMNGRLGDFGLAKLYEHGANPSTTRVVGTMGYLAPELTRTGKPTTSSDVYAFGALLLEVVCGRRPIDMKALPEELVLVDWVWERWRMGAPLAVVDSRLGNVFDEVEVLMVIKVGLLCSAEAPEKRPSMRQVVRYLEMEVAPPPAVVDGGGGCYGELHSYSPWSSVGDDVPSSLSLSGGR from the coding sequence AACGGATTCGGTGGTGCTTCTGCCACCAACATGGCCTTAAACGGAGGAGCAGTGATTGAGCACAAGGGCTTGCTTCGTTTAACAAACAACACTCAGAGAGTAATTGGGCACGCGTTTTATCCAACTCCAATTCAGTTCAAGCACACCAACAAAAGCTCTTCCACCGACACAAAacttttctccttttccactGCTTTTGCATTTGCAATCATCCCTCAGTACCCAAAACTCGGTGGCCACGGTTTTGCCTTCACCATTTCGCGCTCCGCGTCCCTCGCGAACGCGTACCCGAGCCAGTACTTGGGCCTCCTCAACCCAAAAGAACTGGGGAATTTCTCAAACCACCTTTTTGCAGTGGAGTTCGATACCGTCCAAGACTTCGAGTTCGAGGACATCAATGACAACCATGTTGGTGTCAACCTCAACAACATGGTATCCAACAAATCCGTGGAAGCTGCGTTTTTCCCTGAGGACTCAGCCAATAAACAAAACCTGAGTTTGAAGAGTGGTAAAGTGATACAAGCATGGGTTGATTATGATTCATCAAATAACCAATTGGAGGTTAGACTCTCCCCAACTTCCTCCAAACCCACTTACccaattttaaaatacaaagtAGATCTCTCACCAATTCTCCAAGATTCCATGTACGTGGGGTTCTCTGCTTCAACAGGGTTACTAGCAAGCACACACTATATTTTTGGTTGGAGCTTCAAAATAAACGGAGAGGCCAAAACCCTTTCCTTGCACAACCTCCCATCGCTCTCTGTCCCTAACAAAACTCAAAACCACTTAATCTTAGGACTCTCCCTTTCATTCATTCTAACACTCGCCGCAATTTCTCTGGCGTGTTACCTATTCAGAAGGATGAAGAACACCGAAGTAATCGAAGCTTGGGAGAGGGACGTTGTTGGGCCGCACAGATTCCCGTACAAAGAGCTGCACAAAGCCACGAAGTGTTTCAAAGACAAGAACCTCCTCGGGTTTGGAGGGTCCGGTCGCGTCTACAAAGGGGTTCTCCCGAAGACCCACATGGAAATCGCGGTGAAGCGAATCTCCCACGAATCTAAACAACGTGTGCAGGAGTTTGTGTCTGAAGTATCAACCATAGGAAGACTCCGACACAGGAACCTCGTACAGTTACTGGGTTGGTGTCGGAAACAAAACGACCTTCTACTTGTGTACGATTTCATGAAAAATGGAAGCTTGGACAGATACTTGTTCGATCAACCGAAGAAAATACTGACATGGGAGGAAAGGTTTAAGATAATAAAAGGGGTGGGTTTGGGGTTGGTGTATTTGCATGAGGAGTGGGAACAGACGGTGATTCACAGAGACGTCAAAGCTGGGAACGTTTTGCTGGATAACGAGATGAATGGGAGGTTGGGGGATTTTGGGTTGGCCAAGCTTTATGAGCATGGTGCAAACCCTAGCACCACACGTGTGGTGGGAACGATGGGGTACCTTGCACCTGAACTCACACGAACGGGGAAACCCACCACCAGTTCTGATGTTTACGCCTTCGGAGCATTGTTGTTGGAGGTGGTGTGTGGGAGAAGACCCATCGACATGAAGGCGTTGCCGGAGGAGCTGGTGCTGGTGGACTGGGTCTGGGAGCGGTGGCGCATGGGGGCGCCGCTGGCGGTGGTGGACTCCAGGTTGGGTAATGTGTTTGATGAGGTGGAAGTTTTGATGGTGATCAAAGTGGGATTGTTGTGTTCCGCGGAGGCACCGGAGAAGAGGCCCAGCATGAGGCAGGTGGTGAGGTACTTGGAGATGGAGGTGGCGCCTCCGCCGGCGGTGGTGGATGGTGGTGGTGGCTGCTATGGAGAGTTGCATTCGTATTCGCCGTGGTCGTCGGTGGGTGATGACGTGCCGTCGTCGCTTTCACTTTCCGGTGGCCGGTAA